The DNA sequence CCGAAACTACATTTGTCAAGCACTCAGTGACATCTCCTTTTAAGACTACATCTGCATTGACATATGTGTTGGCTGGTATTGAAAAGAGTGAAAAGGAACGTGATGATATGATCCTGATGAATACTGAAGGATACATTGCTGAAATGATCAGCAGTAATATTTTTTGGATTAAGGATGATGTGGTTTATACTCCAAAGACTGCTGTTGGATGTGTAGCTGGTGTAGCCAGACGCAATGTAATCACAACGCTTGAGGCAAGTGGTTACAAAGTGAGAAAGGTAATGGCGAGAAAATTTGAGTTGCTTCAGGCAGATTTCGTTTTCAGTGTCAATACAATGGGAGTGAAGAGCGTTATTCAGATAGGAGATGCAGGGTTTAGGCAAATGGATGCCTGGAAGGTCTTGATGGAGAGAGCCTATCATTGATTTTTATTCTGACTATCATCTAATCAATATATGTCCGGTCATTTTCCTTAGATATGGGGAAGTGACCGGACAGCAATTTTTTTCGTGCTTTAGCAATTTCTACTAGAACCTAAAATATTTTCTATTGAATTCAGCTTTAAAATACTTTGGAGTGCTGATGTCTTGGTTACTTCTTTTTGGAGTGACAGGACAAGTACTCGGACAACAGTATAGAGTTAGTGGGACAGTAAAAGATAAAGACACAGGTGAGTCTTTACCTTTTGTGAATGTCCGTTTTCAAGGTACAACGGTTGGTGTTACAACAGATTTGGAAGGTAAGTTTTCCATTTTGACGGATGTTGTGACTGATTCCCTTACAGCGTCTTATGTAGGGTACACGCCTCAGACAATTCCTTTCTTAAAGAACCGCCGAAAACACAGTTATCACTTTAAGCTATCTCCTGATACACAAATGTTAGGAGAGGTGGAAGTGATTGCAGGAAAGTATGAGAATCCTGCTTGGGAAGTTTTAAGAACTGTTGTGAAAGATAAAAAACATAACGACAGAGACAGGCTGAAGCAGTATGCTTATGAGAGTTATACAAAGTCTGAACTGATCATAAATAATCTTTCTGAAAAACTGAAGAAAAGGAAAGTAGTACAGGATGTGCTCGAACTTGCTGAAAAATCAGCAGCAATGAAAGGGAAAGACGGTCAGACAATGATGCCATTATTCGTTTCTGAGTCTTTGCAAGATGTATATGTAGAAAATCAGCCAGCAAGAAAGCATATTGATGTCAATAAGACCCGTGTCGTAGGAATTGGTATTGAGGATGAGGGGACTATTTCACAGATTACGACTTCTACATTTAAGGAATATAATTTCTATAACAATTACGTAAGGCTATTGGGTAAAGACTTTGTATCACCCATCGCTGATAGCTGGAAGTTCTACTACGATTATGAATTGGCGCTTCAGAAAGAACAGATAGGGAAATATGAATGTTATAGGATTGATTTCAAACCTAAACATGAAGGTGATTTGGCTTTTGAAGGCACGATGTGGATTACAGATTCGACCTATCATCATGCATTGGTAAAAGTTGATGCAACAATATCTAAGGAAGCCAACCTGAACTTTATTGAGGAGATCGAAATTCATCAGCAGTTGGAACAAGTCTCAGACAATGGGCTTACGGCATGGATTCCATCTTCAACGGCAGTCTTGGTAGATGTAGAAGAAATTAATGACTATACAGCAGGTGTTTTAGCCCGTTATAAGGTATCCAACAAAGACTATCAGCTAACCTATGAGCCAGTAGACGGGATGTTCGATCAGGAACTGACTGTATTGGAAGGTGCAAATGAAGACAATACAGATGAATTTTGGGATAGTAACAGACACGGAGAACTGGATGAAGGTGAGCAAGAAGTTTATCAGCTGATTCGTGATGCTAAAGACCTTCCTCGGGTTAAATCCTATATTGAAGTAATTGACTTACTTGTATATGGTTATAAGGATTTAGGGAAAATTGAGTTTGGTCCATTATCCTATCTTTATGCTTTCAACAATGTAGAAGGAAGTCGTTTTCAGTTGGGCTTCAGAACAAATAACCGTTTGAGTAAAAGTTGGGCTTTTAGCGGATATGGAGCCTACGGTACAAAAGACGAACGTTTTAAGGGAGAGCTAATGGTGAGACATATTTTAGATAGGACACCTTGGACTGAAGTAGGGGCGTCTTTTAAATATGATATCGAGCGATTAGGCGTATATAATGACGACCTGAACTTAAAACGCTTGTTCAATGCTGCTGTCAGGTTCGGAAATTACCGACTTCCATTTGAAAGTCAGGTTGGGAAATTGTGGGTACAAACAGACTTGTTTTTTGGCTTGACAGCCAGAGCGACTTTCCGTTACAACAAATTTTCTCCACTTTACCAATTTGAATACGATCTCCCTCAAAAAGATGGCAGTGTAGTGAATCAGTACAGCACCACTGAGCTGATTACAGAACTGAGTTATGCGCCAGGGGTGAGGAGAGTAGAAAATCGGAACAACTTTAGAAATATCATCAGTTGGGGCACTCTTCCTGTCTTGACATTTAGACATACTTATGGCTTCCCCGGCTTATTTGGAAGTTTATTTGAGTACCATAAGTTTGACCTTTCAATCAAGCACCGTATAAGGTTAGGGGTGTTAGGCAGAAGTAAGTTAGACCTGTCAGGTGGGTTTGTGCCATCCAATGTACCAAACCCATTATTGGCTATCCACCTTGGTAACCAATCGGGAGTGGTTTACAATAAGGCTTCCTTCAACATGATGGAGTTTTTTGAGTTTGCGAGTGACAAGTATGCATCACTAAGGTTGTACCATTCTTTTGATGGTATGATTCTGAACCGTGTTCCACTTATCAAGAAACTTAAATGGCGTCTCTTTATTACTTCCAATGCCCTTATTGGCGATGTTTCTGAACAGAATATGCAAAGCTCCCGTACCTATGACGAAAATGGCAACTTGATATTACCATATTCGTCACTTGGTGGAAAGCCTTATATGGAAGTAGGTTATGGAATTGAAAATATCTTTAAGTTCTTAAGGGTTGATTTTGTCCATAGAACAACCCATTTGATGCCAAAGTCACGAAAGTTTGCCGTGATGGTATCTGCCCAATTCAGGTTATAATTCACTCATCGGGTGATTCTTATATTTTTTCAGGATGTCCTTGGTTGGTTGATAATTGCTACAGCCATCCAAGGACTTTTCAAAATACTGTAAGGCTTTCTGATAGTTTTTACCCTTCAAATAAGCTAAGCCAATATTGTAATAGATACCCGGGTGATAGGGGAGTCTTGAGATCATTTTGGCATAAACATCCCTTGCATCAGACATATTCCCTTTTTCTGCCAGAAAATTAGCTTTAGATAGCTCCTCAAAATCAGGATCTCTGTTTCTGGAAGCAAACAAGTGCTGAATGCCAATCAATATGCTTCCAACCAAAAGTGTAAGGTTCTTCTTGAAGTAGGCTTCAAACATCATTTTCTCCATGGTATCAGAGCAATAGTATTTGATTGTTTCAAATGCAGTCTCTTTTGGGAGCATGTACATCTTGTATGCCCTGTAATTGGCAATTCTATCAAAATACCCAGTTTCAGGGCAAATATTGTAACGATCACCCCTAGAGGCAGCATAACCGTGCTTGTTGAAGATGGTACTGCAATGTTGACAATATAGGTAATAGGATGGATGAAGTCCGTCAGTATCGATTGGTGTGTGACAGTTTGGACACTGCGTTTTCAGCAGGCTGCTGCCATGGTGAGTAGGATCCTTTTCCTTTTTCTCATGTATACGCATTTTTCCAAGTTTTCTGTCAATCATTCCCTCAAGTTCTCTGGCAAAACTGAATGTCTTGATCACGATACTGTGATGTCCATCCATTACTTTACCTGCAAGTGAACTTGAGATCGTAGCAAATGGATAAAGGGAAATAATCACATAGTTCTGATAGCGATTTACTTGGTAAATGTCTTCATAGTAAACAATACCTTTTCCTAGGTTAAGCTGTTTGTCGTTGACAGAACCTAACTTAGGAAGTAGACTGTCAGCTTTCCCATTTTCATTAACAAACCTGAAGGTAAATGTGAGTAATGATAAATCTCTCAATGCGGATCCTTTGTCTTATGATTTAATATATTTTATAAAAGTAGTACTGATTTTTATAAAAAATATGAAATATGGCAAAGAAGCGAACAAAAAGTGAGTTGAAAGCGTAAGTGGACATATAGGTTACACCTTAACCAATAAAATCAATTGCATTAGGAATGCCTTTTGCAGCCTCAAAAGAATAGATAAATAATTTGACACTAGAATGGGAAAGCCGCTCAGTTTTACTGTGTGGCTTTTTTGATTGATGAGAAGGGGGTATTCTTTTATTGAATCCTAAAAAAATACTAAAAGTATGTAAAATGTTAGCGCACGGTAAGGTTTTTGACCTTATTAAATAGGATTTTTAACGTAAAGCGAACACTTTAAATTATAATTGGTGTTTTGTAGTAAGAGAGTCATTTATTGATGTTTAGGTGCCCTAATGTACATATTGGTACATATAGCAGCGCAACATCTTCTTAGAATATTCAAATATTAGGTTGGAAGAGTAAATATTATTATCGTTATTTGAAATTGATTAAATAGTAATTGATTCCTTCGAAAGAGGGCTAACAATAAAGATTAAATTAATTTGACACTAGAAATACAGAAAACCTGACCCTATTGGGGTCAGGCTTTTTTTGTGATTAATATCTAGGTTCGACTACTAAAAATGATTGAATCTTATAGCAATGAAAGAAGAAAAAATCAAGAAAATTGCGGGGGAAGAAGTAAAGAAGATAAAGCGTCTGTTGACGTTGGGTGCCATCGATCGAAACTTGGTAACCTTTGATCTTTTTATGGAAGGCGTAATTGAAGATTTTAATATCCCTAAAGACCAGCATGAATTGCTTGAAAGCGAATTAAGGAACGCAATGAAAGTTCATAACCTCAAGCTGTTGGAAAACAACTAGATCAGGTTTTTAGAAGCTTTTTGAACAACTGTTAAAGAGAGGTGATTCATTTGGAATAGGTTTTTTTGACAAAAAAATATTTCATTTTATTCAATAAATTGAATGATTTAAAGTTTAAAAAGTGGAGTATTGTAATTCAAATACCTGCTGATTGAAACTGCTTTCAGTATAGGATACCTGTCCTTGATTACAGGTTCAAGTATTCGTGAAACTAACAATAACAAACATGAAGAAATTTTTTAGAAGGTTGTTCGGAAGCCGTTATGAAGTGGTTTTCCGTATGTACCACGTAATTCCAGGAATGCCCGTTAAGCCAACTGAGAAACGCTTTTCATTTGAGAAAGGTGAGAAAGAGGAAGCTGAGGATTTCTTTTCAAAGGTGGTTACTTCTACCAATGAGCATAGAGTAGCGCCATCAGAAGTTGTTCTTTTTAAAGCTGGTAAAGCTTTCAGAACTGAAACTTTTGGCCCAGTTGAAGAGATCAAAAAAGACTTTGTTGCATAAATGAAAAGCCGGGAATTGACCTCCCGGCTTTTTTATTATTAATTTTCCAATTGAATGACACCACAGCCTATGCGATCACCTGCTGCTCCAGATGGCTGAGACTTCATATCATCAGCCTTGGCATGGATGATTACAGCCTTGCCGATAATATCCTTTTTGGCATCATCACCACCTATTGCCCATTTATCGGTTTCAAAAGAAAGTGTACCTTTTCCGTCTTCGCTAATTTCAAGGTTTCCAATATCTCCCATATGGAATTCGCCATGTCCCCATTCACCATGAGGTTCTTCAGTGGGATTCCAATGTCCTCCTGCTGATTTTCCGTCATCAGAGCTGCAATCCCCTTTTTCATGGAGGTGGATGGCGTGTACACCTGGCGCGACATTGCTGACTTCAACTTCCATTTTGACTTTACCACCTTCTTCAGTAAATGTGACCGTACCTGTCAAGTTACTGCCACTTTTGGCATCAAGTTGTGCCATCGCCTTTTTTGAGATAGTAGTTGTAGCTCCCTCATCCATCACTTCTTTAGCGTCTTTCATGTCGTCGCCATCATGATCTCCATGGGCATGAGAGTTATCTTGCTCTTGAGCGGGTTTATTACAACCTACAAATAGGAGTGCAGTAACAATCGCTATTGAGATATTTTTCATCATTAAATTATTTTGAGTTACAGAAATTAGAATTGTAAATGATTATTGAAGGAAGGTATTTGGAGAACTGTCGGTAGTTCACTGGTTGGAGCGGTATATTAAAGTGAATAATTGGGAGAGAGTAGGGCATTAATAAAGGTTTGAATAAGGTTCGTTAATGGCTTCTAAAAAGCCTCTGTTAACCTAAAATAAATACCATAATCTTTTCTTCCAACTCCTACGTCTAATCCTGCATTGATATTTCTGTCAGGAATCATTAGGTACCTGATTCCAACACCGCCACCAGGGAGCAGAGGACTCCAATTGTCATCTTCACTTTCTTTGTCATAAGCCATTGCCAGACCGAAAAAAGCTACTCCTCCCCATTTACCCTTGATTTTTTGGCGGTATTCTGCTTGTGTCGTATAAACCTGATTACCTCTGTACCGACCTTCACTGTAACCTCTGATATCATTTCTTCCAACTACTTTCTGACCTTCAAATGGAACATCGCCCAAGCCGGTATAAGCAGTTACTCTCCACGCCAAGGTAGTCATGTCATTTAATGGTTGGTAACTGTTGGCTTCGATGTACAGGGTATTATATTCGAGGTCGCTCCCGATCCACTTTTGGTAAAAGCTGAATCTGGAGTTAATGAAAAATCCTTTTGAAGCATTGTATTGACTGTTTCTGGTGTCATAGGAAAGTGGAATGCCCCAAGCCACAATGTTCTTTGCACTATCTGTTGAGCTCATTCCTTCTCCTTGATAGTCGAACTCTGTATTGAGTTTTTGAGATTGAAATAACAGCCCACTATAAAACTTTCCGAGTACTCTTTTTTGTATTGAAGCAAACATAAATCTGGAAGTAGTGGTATAATCTACATAATCGGGGGTAGGGAGAAACTCATCTTCATAATACTGGAAGTTGATATTACCAGTTCCAACTGCCCAAATGACCCTCCAATTATCATTATTGAGGTAAAGTCTTTGGAATAGTAGTGTGATCCAAGAGTCATTAGTTGTATAGAAACCAACTAATCCCATTGTTGAAGGAGGAGACTTTAGGTTTTTTTCAGGATTGATTTTGAAGAAAGCCATCAGGTTTACACCCAGCTTGACCCCCATTTGTGTGTTGTAGCCTACTAGCGGGATACCTGCTATACTGATATTCTTTTGAGAAGTTGAATCGGTTTGTGCTATTGCTGGGAATCCAAAAAGTAAGATTAAAAACAGGGTAAAGAGTTGTTTTTTCATAATTAGGAAATGCGGTTTGAAAGGAATGGAGTGGTATAGGTGATAATTCTTAAATCAATTCTAAACTATTTTCGTTCAGGTGTTTAAACACTATCTGTCGTTTGCTGCTTGAATCCCTTTCTATATTTATGAAATCCTACCTAACAATTTCTTATTTTTGTGCTTTTACAAATAGGATATTTTTAAGCTGAATCAGCGATGTGGTTGATTCAGATTGTCACAGAAATCTGTAACACTAGATGGCATACCTGATATACGATACCGAGACCACCGGTTTACCGAAGGACTTCAATGCACCAATCACAGACCTTGAGAACTGGCCACGAGTTGTCCAGCTAGCATGGCAGCTGCATGATGACCACGGTAAGCTGTTGAATGCTCAGAACTATCTGATCAAGCCGGATGGTTTTACCATTCCATTTAATGCAACCAAAGTTCACGGGATTACAACCCAACGTGCGGCTGAAGAGGGGCATGACCTGAAATTTGTCTTGGAAGAGTTTGCCAAGGACTTGGCATTCACTGACCGTCAAATTGGTCACAACCTTAACTTTGACGTGAATGTGATGGGGGCTGAATATATCAGAGTTGGTATTGAAGAGCCTCCTGTTATGGAAGTGGACATCATTGATACAATGAAGTCCTCTACAGATTTCTGTGCATTGCAAGGAGGTCGAGGCGGACGCTTTAAGCCTCCGACCTTGACGGAACTGCATACCAAGCTCTTTGGTAAGCCGTTTGATGCTGCTCATGATGCAGCATTTGACGTTGAAGCAACCGCTCGCTGTTTCTTCGGTCTGATAGCTAAAGGTGTTGTTACCCCAATTAATGAAGTCCCTACAGCAGAGGTGGTGTATGAACCGCCAGTGTTGGATGACTCTAACTTTGTTCAAAGAAAAGAGAAGAAGTCTACAAAGGGTCGTGGTAACATCAGTAAGGAGGAAGGTTTAGCCAGACTGAAAGACACTCCTTTTACCCATTTGCATGTTCATTCTCAGTTTTCCATTCTTCAAGCTACTTGTGAGATTGGCACAATGGTAAATAGGGCTAAAGAAATGGGAATGCCTGCTGTTGCTCTGACAGATATGGGTAACATGTATGCCGCTTTTCATTTTGTGAGGGATGCACTGAAAGAAGGTATCAAACCGATTGTAGGGTGTGAGTTTTTCCTGACTGAGGATAGAACCAAGCAGAAATTTACGAAAGATAATCCTGATAGAAGGTCACAGCCTGTCTTTTTGGCTAAACATAAGGAAGGTTATCACAACCTGGCTAAGATGGCTTCCGAAGCTTTTATATCAGGGATGTATGCAGGTTATCCCCGAATTGATAAGGAAGTAGTAGTGGCCCATAAAGATGGTTTGATTGCTACGACCGGAGGTTTGGGTTCTCCTGTCAATAACCTGATTCTGAATGTAGGTGAGGAGCAAGCCGAACAGGAATTTGTTTGGTGGCTGGAGCAGTTTCAGGATGATTTCTACATTCAGTTGATGCGTCATGGTTTAGAAGAAGAAGACCACGTAAACGAGGTGTTGCTAGGTTTTGCTGAAAAATATGATGTGAAATATTTTGCAGCCAACAATGCCTTTTACATGGACAAGGATGGAGCTGATGCCCATGACATTCTGCTTTGTGTAAAAGATGGAGAAAAGAAGTCAACGCCAATTGGTAGAGGGCGTGGCTATCGTTTTGGTTTCCCAAATGATGAGTTTTACTTCAAGTCTCCTGATGAAATGAAGGAGCTTTTCTTCGATTTGCCTGAAGCGATTGAGACTACCAATGAGATAATTGATAAGATTGAGGAATATAAGTTGGCAAGGGATGTACTCTTGCCTGCCTTTAAGATACCAGAAGAATTTGTTGATCCTCGTGACGCTGAAGATGGCGGGAAAAGAGGTGAGAACCTTTACCTCAGACATTTGACCTATATCGGTGCGAAAAAGAGGTATGGAACGATTACACCGGATATTCGGGAACGTCTGGACTTTGAGTTGATGATT is a window from the Limibacter armeniacum genome containing:
- a CDS encoding tetratricopeptide repeat protein → MRDLSLLTFTFRFVNENGKADSLLPKLGSVNDKQLNLGKGIVYYEDIYQVNRYQNYVIISLYPFATISSSLAGKVMDGHHSIVIKTFSFARELEGMIDRKLGKMRIHEKKEKDPTHHGSSLLKTQCPNCHTPIDTDGLHPSYYLYCQHCSTIFNKHGYAASRGDRYNICPETGYFDRIANYRAYKMYMLPKETAFETIKYYCSDTMEKMMFEAYFKKNLTLLVGSILIGIQHLFASRNRDPDFEELSKANFLAEKGNMSDARDVYAKMISRLPYHPGIYYNIGLAYLKGKNYQKALQYFEKSLDGCSNYQPTKDILKKYKNHPMSEL
- a CDS encoding superoxide dismutase family protein — encoded protein: MKNISIAIVTALLFVGCNKPAQEQDNSHAHGDHDGDDMKDAKEVMDEGATTTISKKAMAQLDAKSGSNLTGTVTFTEEGGKVKMEVEVSNVAPGVHAIHLHEKGDCSSDDGKSAGGHWNPTEEPHGEWGHGEFHMGDIGNLEISEDGKGTLSFETDKWAIGGDDAKKDIIGKAVIIHAKADDMKSQPSGAAGDRIGCGVIQLEN
- a CDS encoding aminotransferase class IV, whose amino-acid sequence is MVVFFNSKLIPEEQVLISYKDRSFQYGDGLFETMVFTKGKIRFIKDHLERLKKGMKALAIKGGKELTTDWLLSTVSLLVKENKLKGDARVKLQLWRKEGGLYTPTNGKFNLLVSVQDLKPAETTALQTDFAETTFVKHSVTSPFKTTSALTYVLAGIEKSEKERDDMILMNTEGYIAEMISSNIFWIKDDVVYTPKTAVGCVAGVARRNVITTLEASGYKVRKVMARKFELLQADFVFSVNTMGVKSVIQIGDAGFRQMDAWKVLMERAYH
- a CDS encoding DUF5686 and carboxypeptidase-like regulatory domain-containing protein, with product MSWLLLFGVTGQVLGQQYRVSGTVKDKDTGESLPFVNVRFQGTTVGVTTDLEGKFSILTDVVTDSLTASYVGYTPQTIPFLKNRRKHSYHFKLSPDTQMLGEVEVIAGKYENPAWEVLRTVVKDKKHNDRDRLKQYAYESYTKSELIINNLSEKLKKRKVVQDVLELAEKSAAMKGKDGQTMMPLFVSESLQDVYVENQPARKHIDVNKTRVVGIGIEDEGTISQITTSTFKEYNFYNNYVRLLGKDFVSPIADSWKFYYDYELALQKEQIGKYECYRIDFKPKHEGDLAFEGTMWITDSTYHHALVKVDATISKEANLNFIEEIEIHQQLEQVSDNGLTAWIPSSTAVLVDVEEINDYTAGVLARYKVSNKDYQLTYEPVDGMFDQELTVLEGANEDNTDEFWDSNRHGELDEGEQEVYQLIRDAKDLPRVKSYIEVIDLLVYGYKDLGKIEFGPLSYLYAFNNVEGSRFQLGFRTNNRLSKSWAFSGYGAYGTKDERFKGELMVRHILDRTPWTEVGASFKYDIERLGVYNDDLNLKRLFNAAVRFGNYRLPFESQVGKLWVQTDLFFGLTARATFRYNKFSPLYQFEYDLPQKDGSVVNQYSTTELITELSYAPGVRRVENRNNFRNIISWGTLPVLTFRHTYGFPGLFGSLFEYHKFDLSIKHRIRLGVLGRSKLDLSGGFVPSNVPNPLLAIHLGNQSGVVYNKASFNMMEFFEFASDKYASLRLYHSFDGMILNRVPLIKKLKWRLFITSNALIGDVSEQNMQSSRTYDENGNLILPYSSLGGKPYMEVGYGIENIFKFLRVDFVHRTTHLMPKSRKFAVMVSAQFRL
- a CDS encoding BamA/TamA family outer membrane protein; translated protein: MKKQLFTLFLILLFGFPAIAQTDSTSQKNISIAGIPLVGYNTQMGVKLGVNLMAFFKINPEKNLKSPPSTMGLVGFYTTNDSWITLLFQRLYLNNDNWRVIWAVGTGNINFQYYEDEFLPTPDYVDYTTTSRFMFASIQKRVLGKFYSGLLFQSQKLNTEFDYQGEGMSSTDSAKNIVAWGIPLSYDTRNSQYNASKGFFINSRFSFYQKWIGSDLEYNTLYIEANSYQPLNDMTTLAWRVTAYTGLGDVPFEGQKVVGRNDIRGYSEGRYRGNQVYTTQAEYRQKIKGKWGGVAFFGLAMAYDKESEDDNWSPLLPGGGVGIRYLMIPDRNINAGLDVGVGRKDYGIYFRLTEAF